The following is a genomic window from Citrifermentans bemidjiense Bem.
GGCTGGTGCTGTGCGAAGCGGGTGCCCTTGGGCTGTCGTGCCTGCCGGAGAGTGTGCGCCGCGGGGTGGGGATCGAGAGAAGGGCGACCGACATCCCCGAGTCGCTGTCGATAAAAAAGGGGGGGGAGGCCCTGGAGCGCGCGCTTATCGTGCGCGCCCTGGAACAGACCGCAGGCAACAGGACTCGCGCCGCTAAGCTCCTGGAAATAAGCCACCGGGCGCTTTTGTACAAGCTGAAGGAGTACGAGCTGGGGTGATCGATGCCACGCCGCGCCGACCGGGCTCACGCGAAAGAGAAGGCACTTTTTGCATACCTCTTGCTTTTGCTATGAAAAAATTGCATAGTTTTCGCCGGGACCTCCCGGCGTGGAACCCCGAACTCCTGAGAATTGCAGCCAATGGCGGGGCCTCTTCACTCCGTTGGTTGGCGGCATGATAGTTGCTGCACTCTGAAAGCCCAAAACGTCAAACGAGGTAGATACATGTCTTGGTTCAAAGGTCTCAAATATCTGGTCGCCGCAGCTTCTGCCCTCGCGCCCCTGGCGCTCGTCGTCCCCGTCTTCGCCATGTCCGGCGGGTGCGGCGGAGAGTGCGCCTCGTGCCACAGCATCACCTTGCAGGAGGCCGGCTCGCTCCTGAAGGGGATCGGAGTGGTCAAGGATGTGAAGCCAGCGGAAGTGCGCGGGTTATACGAGGTGACCTTCGAGCAGCAGGGAAACTCCGGAGTCGCCTATGTCGATTACAGCAAGAAGTACATCATCGCCGGCCAGGCGTTCGACATCGCATCCAGACAGCCGGTGGGGGCGAATGCGCCAGCAGCCAAGCAGCAGGAACGCCTCGACCCCAAGACCCTTTCCAGCAACGACGCGCTGGTGATGGGAAACCCAAAGGGGAAGAAGAAGCTCTTTGTCTTCACCGACCCCGAGTGCCCCTACTGCGCCAAGGCGCATGGCGAGTTGAAGAAGCTCGCGGCCCTGGAACCGGATCTTGCCATCTACATCAAACTCTTTCCACTGAAGATGCACCCGAACGCCTACGACAAGTCAAGGGTGATCCTGGCTGCGAAGTCGCTCGAACTGCTTGAGAACTCCTTCGCAGGCAAGGCGCTTCCTGCCGCCACCGAGGCGACGCCGAAGAAACCAGTGGACGAGACCATCCGTTTCGCCGCCGCGGCGGGGATCAACTCCACCCCGACCTTGGTACTGCCGGACGGCCGGGTGCTTCCCGGCTTCAAGGATGCAGCCACAATGCAAAAGTTGCTGACGGGGACAAACTGAGGCATCCGCCGCGACCGGCTCGGGTGGAACCTAGGCAGGCGCGTTTTTCAAAAGGACGAGGTATGCACATGGGAAACCGAATCGAGAAGCTCTTGATAAAGACCGCCTGCCTGATCGCGCTGGCCGCAATGCTCATTCCCGCCGTGGCCTGCGCGGAGGATGCCGGCAACCCTTACTGCATGGCGCCGCCGTTTATCTCCGGGGGAATCAAGCCGAACCTGCTGATGCTTATCGACAATTCCTCCAGTATGTATGACATGGGGTACATCGCCGGATCCAACGGGACCGTACCTACCTACAGCTGTGGCAGCAACCTCGTCAGTTCGGCCTACTGCTTCGACAACACCTACGACGACACCAAGGAGTACGAAGGGTACTTCTCGACCTTCGACCCCATCGCCAACAGCAGCAACTACCCGTTCTACCAGTACTCCGGCGGGAAATTCTCCGTGGTCGCAGGGCTTCCCGCCACCGCGGCGGACAACGTCAACATCTTCAAGACCAGCTACGTCTACGTGGCGCTTTCCGGCGACGCCAGCGCCACCCCCTCCACCAGGACCGTCTCCACCTTCGTCGCCAGCGGCAAGTTCCTCAACTGGCTTTCCGCTTCCAAGTTCGACATCGAGAAGAAGATCCTCACCGGCGGGAAGTTCGACCCAACTACGAGCACGCTCAAGGGGGAGTCGAGGGGATGCGTGGGCAGGAGATTCGTGAAGGTGCTCCCGGCCATTCCCAAGCTCTCCTTTGCCGTCAGGGGGCCCACATCGGTCGAGCCGAACTTCGACCCGCGCACCCAGGGGGGGCAGAGCACCATCGAGATCTTCGAGGGAACCTACAACGCCACCGCTTGCCAGTGTGCGGTCTACAACTGGAGCAACGGCAGCTACGGCCAGGCCTCAACGGACACGAAGAGTTGCCTGGGCGCCTCGCCCGCGGACAACGCGCTGGCGACCCTGAACCATACCCAGCAGACCTGCTACGTGCTGAAGAAGAAGTTCGCCGACCCCACCACCAGCTACGACTCGGACGGCTGGCCCACCACGGGACTCAACTTCAACGACATCAAGGTTGCCTGCAACAACGTCTACCTGGACAACAAGAATCCCATCGCGCCCGCGGCCTTGACCGACGAGTCGAACGGCAACTACATCTGTACCAGCGCGGCGGTGCACGGGATTCCCACCGGGCGCTACATAGGTCCGGGCTCAGACACCACGGGGTTCGTGGGGAGGTGCTGGAACGGCTCTTCCGACAAATTCGGCTCGGGGGCCGGATCCGACACCTGCATCAAGCGTGAGATCCTGCACTACTGCATGGGGACGAACTTCGCCGAGGTAACCGACCCCACCAGCATCATCCCCAGTAGCGGCAATATCCCCGCCGTCATCATGGACGCGGGGGTGCGAGCCATCGGGGCGCCGGTCGGGGTGTTCGATGCCAAGGTCGCCGTCACTTCAGCGCCCAGCGGGTTGGTGCAGCAGTTCTCCGAGGATATACGCTTCGGCGCCATGAAGTTCAACGACTTCGGCTCGACCACGGAGTGCGGCAGCACCGCGCTTCCTTGCCCCGCAAGCGGCGTGACCAACAAGGACGCCAGCATGATGATGACGAACTCCTACATAGGGTCGTCCATCGGCGACCACAGCTCCGGAATCGTCAAGGACATAGACGACGTTGTGGCCAAGACCTGGACTCCCTTCGCCGAGGGGTACTACAACGCTATCGCCTACTTCGTCAAGGACGCCACCGCTACCACACCGACGCTGAGCTCCACCAAGTTCACTGCGCGGACCACGGCGCCCGCTTCGATCGCGGCGCCGGTCAACAGCACCGACTTCGACGCCAACAGAAACCCGATTCAGTTTCGCTGCCAGCAGAACAACATCCTGATCATCACCGACGGCTCCTCAACGGCAGACCAGAACGCCACCGTGATGGGCAAGGTGCTGGAGGGGGGGACCGACGGCGTCTTCCGCGATCCCAGCACCACGGCTGAGGCGACCACTTGCGGGAGCTACTCCGGCAGTCCTTTCCTCCACGACCTGAGCTACTTCGCCAAGCACCGCAACATCTTCAACCCGAGCCAGGTCTGCGATCCGGTCGGTACCGATCTGTGCGAGGCGGCGCAGACAATCAAGACGCACGTGGTCTTCAACGCCCCACCCAGTAGCAACACCACCGACGTGTGCGACTCCTATAACCAGATGAGGTTGACGGCCCTAAACGGCGGCACCACCGTGAACAGCGCCGCCGACCCAGCCGACTTGCGCACCGCACTGAAAACGGCCCTGGAGAACGTCGCCGCCGGCGCCTCCTCCGGTACCGCCGCCTCCATCCTCAGCAACAGCGAGGGGAGCGGGGCCAACATCCTGCAGGCGGTGTTCTTCCCGAAGAAGGTTTTCGAGAGCCAGACCAGCGTCGACTGGATCGGAGAGATGCAGAACCTGTGGTACTTCGTCGACCCCCAGATCAGCCATAGCACCATCAGGGAAGACACCCCCCCGGGCGACCTGCTGAAGCTCAACCTCCAGCACGACAAGGTGGTGAGCTTCCGCTTCAGCACCGCCGACAACACCACCTACGGCTACCTGTCCCAAGACACAAACGGCGACGGCATAGCGGACACGGCCGAGACGAAGGTGGACGCGGACGACGTCAACAGCCTCTGGCGCGCCGGCAAGATCCTCCACGCCCGCAACGTGCTCTCCGATCCCAGGAACCTCTACACCCCGCTCATCAGCGGCGGGACGGAGCTGGGCAGCACCGGGCTGATGCGTTTCAGCTACGGCGAGGGGGATCCGGTGCGGCCGGACCATTCCACGCTCTTGACCCCTTACCTGCAGGCGAGCTCCGCGGCCAACGCCCGCGACATCATGAAGTACGTCCAGGGTTTCGATAACGCCACCATGCGCAGCCGGACCGTCAAGAAGTGGGGTATTCCCGCAGGCACCGTGGGGAGCTCGACCTACCTCGACGACGCCAGGTTGAGGGGGATCGGCGTGTGGAAGCTGGGGGATATCATCTCCTCGACCCCGCGCATCCAGTCGGTCAGCAAGCTGAACACCTACAACCTCCCCGCACCCAGCGGCTACAGCGACAGTTCTTACAGCTCGTACATCGGCTCCAACGAGTACAAAGGGCGCGGCATGGTCTACGTGGGGGCCAACGACGGCATGATGCACGCCTTCAAGCTGGGGCTCTTGCGGGTGAACGCCAGCGGCTTCGAAAAGGCAAGCATCGACCCCGACCCGGACCTCGGCAAGGAGATGTGGGCCTACATCCCGAAGAACGTGCTCCCCTATCTCAACTACTACCCGGCCTCCAACTACCATCACCTCTACTACGTGGATGGGGCGAGCCTTCTTTTCGACGCCAGCATAGGCACACGTACCGCCGCGTCGGGCGGGTGCACAGCCGCCAACTACTGGGAGTGCACGAAGCTCTCCTCGGTGGTCGACAGCAGCAACAACCTGAACAGCGGCAACACCTGGAGAAGCGTCCTGATCGGCGGGATGGGGTTGGGCGGCGCCTCGACCAAGACCTGCGCCAGCGGGTCCAACTGCGTGCAGACACCGATTACAGATCCCGCCAACGGCAGTCTCGGGTTCGGCTACTCGTCCTACTTCGCCTTGGACGTCACCACCCCGGCCTCTCCCAAGCTGCTTTGGGAGTTCAACCATGCC
Proteins encoded in this region:
- a CDS encoding DsbC family protein codes for the protein MSWFKGLKYLVAAASALAPLALVVPVFAMSGGCGGECASCHSITLQEAGSLLKGIGVVKDVKPAEVRGLYEVTFEQQGNSGVAYVDYSKKYIIAGQAFDIASRQPVGANAPAAKQQERLDPKTLSSNDALVMGNPKGKKKLFVFTDPECPYCAKAHGELKKLAALEPDLAIYIKLFPLKMHPNAYDKSRVILAAKSLELLENSFAGKALPAATEATPKKPVDETIRFAAAAGINSTPTLVLPDGRVLPGFKDAATMQKLLTGTN
- a CDS encoding pilus assembly protein, with translation MGNRIEKLLIKTACLIALAAMLIPAVACAEDAGNPYCMAPPFISGGIKPNLLMLIDNSSSMYDMGYIAGSNGTVPTYSCGSNLVSSAYCFDNTYDDTKEYEGYFSTFDPIANSSNYPFYQYSGGKFSVVAGLPATAADNVNIFKTSYVYVALSGDASATPSTRTVSTFVASGKFLNWLSASKFDIEKKILTGGKFDPTTSTLKGESRGCVGRRFVKVLPAIPKLSFAVRGPTSVEPNFDPRTQGGQSTIEIFEGTYNATACQCAVYNWSNGSYGQASTDTKSCLGASPADNALATLNHTQQTCYVLKKKFADPTTSYDSDGWPTTGLNFNDIKVACNNVYLDNKNPIAPAALTDESNGNYICTSAAVHGIPTGRYIGPGSDTTGFVGRCWNGSSDKFGSGAGSDTCIKREILHYCMGTNFAEVTDPTSIIPSSGNIPAVIMDAGVRAIGAPVGVFDAKVAVTSAPSGLVQQFSEDIRFGAMKFNDFGSTTECGSTALPCPASGVTNKDASMMMTNSYIGSSIGDHSSGIVKDIDDVVAKTWTPFAEGYYNAIAYFVKDATATTPTLSSTKFTARTTAPASIAAPVNSTDFDANRNPIQFRCQQNNILIITDGSSTADQNATVMGKVLEGGTDGVFRDPSTTAEATTCGSYSGSPFLHDLSYFAKHRNIFNPSQVCDPVGTDLCEAAQTIKTHVVFNAPPSSNTTDVCDSYNQMRLTALNGGTTVNSAADPADLRTALKTALENVAAGASSGTAASILSNSEGSGANILQAVFFPKKVFESQTSVDWIGEMQNLWYFVDPQISHSTIREDTPPGDLLKLNLQHDKVVSFRFSTADNTTYGYLSQDTNGDGIADTAETKVDADDVNSLWRAGKILHARNVLSDPRNLYTPLISGGTELGSTGLMRFSYGEGDPVRPDHSTLLTPYLQASSAANARDIMKYVQGFDNATMRSRTVKKWGIPAGTVGSSTYLDDARLRGIGVWKLGDIISSTPRIQSVSKLNTYNLPAPSGYSDSSYSSYIGSNEYKGRGMVYVGANDGMMHAFKLGLLRVNASGFEKASIDPDPDLGKEMWAYIPKNVLPYLNYYPASNYHHLYYVDGASLLFDASIGTRTAASGGCTAANYWECTKLSSVVDSSNNLNSGNTWRSVLIGGMGLGGASTKTCASGSNCVQTPITDPANGSLGFGYSSYFALDVTTPASPKLLWEFNHADLGFATSGPAIIRVGPSNTNGHWYAVFGSGPTGPVDTENNQFMGRSNQTLKFFIVDLLTGNLEHTIDTGITDAFAGSMIGSAIDADRWNQGVTGNYQDDAIYVGYTKKVSGTPDTWTNGGVIRIMTKESSTPSTWGWSSVIENTGPVVTAIARLQDRKNKRLWLYFGTGRYYYRYGSTVDDFSSRRAIYGIKEPCYNTNGRPGNYLDKDCSATITSGVTNQSDSVTAVGAGGWKIDLANSTTANGAERVVTDAVALTNGTVFFTSFAPTADACGFGGNSYLWGLDYGTGGRPDDAALVGKALIQLSTGEFKEVDLAEAFGAGSARLGRVTGIPMTGKPPADAFPIVTKSGNKPVKRIMHIQER